In Hahella sp. HNIBRBA332, the genomic window CGTGGCGGCGCCATGGCGTTTGACCAGGATAAGGAGGCCAGAAAAACGGCGCGGGAAGGGCTCAAAAAGGCGCTGGATGTCAGGCTTGAGCCGGTTCAGCGAATCTTTTTCTACATGCCGCTTTTACATTCGGAGAAAGTGTCCGATCAAGAGGAGTCAGTCGCGCTTTATCGACAGCTCGCTGCGACCTGTGAGGCGGGTCCGTTAAGGGACTTTGTCAGTGGCTTCGCAGGCAAGGCGGAAACGAACCGGGACGTCATTCGCCAGTTTGGGCGCTTCCCCCACAGAAACAAGGTATTGAGGCGCGCGAGTCGGCCGGAGGAGGTTGAGTTTTTGCTCTCTTATCCGGCCGTTTACGACTGATCTTGCCTGACGGCTAATTTCTTACTCTAACGCTGCCCACCTGTGAGGATTTTCTGTCTCCTGGGTCACAATGTTGACCTTTGCTGGCTGAGCCTTGTATCCCCCTTTGTTAACATGCGTGGTTCGTCACAGTTTCCTGGACTTTGCGTCAACGGCTCCTGAGTGACGTCTGGAGCCTGGAAGTAAAATAAGAGTTAGTTATGTCTAGTAGCCTTGAATTGGACTTTCCCGCTGTAGATCAGTCTTTATGTGAATCGATTCAATACCAGGGAAGAAAGGCCTCAAGGGTCAAGAGCGAGCAGCGACGCCGAGAGATATTGCAAGCCGCTTTACGTATCGTAGCGAAGGAGGGCGTGCAAGGCGTCAAACATCGCGCCGTGGCGAAAGAGGCGGGCGTCCCCTTGGCCTCCACCACTTATTACTTCAAAGACATCAATGAGTTAATTACTGACGCTTTCATGCTGTTCGCGGAAAAAAGCCGTGAGAAGCTGGAGTTCTTCTACTCTGAACTACGCCGTCTCGCCGAAGTGTATGACGCCGCCTCTGTAATGGAGGATGAGGGACGCAAGCGTGAATTCGCCAACGCGTTAGTGGAAATGGGGACCAACTATGTGCTGGGGCAGGTCCGGCACCACAAGTCTGAGCTTATGTCTGAGCAGGCTTTTTTAATGGAGTCTGTGCGGGATGAGAATCTGAGCGCGTTGGCGCGGCGATATAAAGACGCTTGGTTATCCGGTTTGGTGGAATTTATGCAGTCGCTCGGGTACGAGACCTATGTCGAGGATGCGGCCATTATTATGGGAATGGTGGGCAATCTGGAGCAGGAGGGCGCGCTGCAAGGCGGTCGTATAGACGAAGATAAGGTGCGCAGAGTCTGGCGACGCCTTCTTTATATGATGCTGGATATACGCTAGGCTTCGGTCCCCCGCTTTTGTTTTATGAAATGAAAAAAAATCAAAATAGGGGTTGCGCGCTTTCGGAACGCTAATTATAATGCGCCCACTTCTGTTGAGGAGCGCCTCGAAAGAAGCTGCAAAGCAAGCTAACATCATGATTAGCTTGATCTTTTAAGCGGGAATAGCTCAGTTGGTAGAGCACAACCTTGCCAAGGTTGGGGTCGCGAGTTCGAGTCTCGTTTCCCGCTCCAAATTTTCTCTTCAAGTTTCCATTTCAATCCTTTCAAATAATCCAGTACTTATTCCCAGTCTCCTATTGGTTTCTCTGGATTTTCGGCGTTTTCTTCAACCATCGTCTAAACTTAAAGCCAAGCAGGTCTGTATGGTCTGTAAGTTGGTATCTACCCTGGGGTATTAGGTTATGGCGAGTGTTTTGGACTCTGTTGATCAGCGCACCAAGCTGGTGGGTGAGAATCGCTTGGAGCTTCTCTTGTTCAAACTGGGGATGAGACAGATTTTCGCGATCAATGTGTTCAAAATCCAGGAAGTGCTAAAACTACCCAACTTGACGCAAATGCCGCATCGCCATCCTGTCGTATGTGGCGTTAGTCATATTCGCGATACCACTGTTCCAGTGATTAATCTGTCTCAGGCGATAGGGTTTCGGCCATTACAGCCGGATAAGGACTCCACTATCATCGTGACGGAATACAATCGCACAGTGCAGGCTTTTCTGGTGTCCAGCGTGGACCGTATCGTCAATATGACCTGGGAGCAGATTCTGCCTCCGCCTAAAGGGGCGGGCGGTTCTCATTACGTGACAGCGATAACCTATTATAACGACCAGATTGTTGAAATTATTGATGTGGAGCGCGTGCTGGCGGATATTCGTCCGTATTCCACTGACGTTTCCGACACGGCGCTGACGGAGAATATTCGAAAGGTTGCTCAAGGTAAGGAAGTGCTGTTGGTGGACGATTCGCCGGTAGCGATCAGTCAGGCGATTGGGACCTTGCAGAAAGTCGGGCTGAAAGTGATTACCGCCAGAAATGGTCTGGAAGCCTATAACCTCCTCAAGAAATGGGCTGATGAAGGCGTCAATGTACCTGAAAAGCTTCTAATGGTGGTGACCGACGCTGAGATGCCGGCGATGGATGGTTACAGGCTGACTACGGAAATTCGTAACGATCCCCGCCTGAAAGACCTGTATGTGGTGCTGCATACCTCTCTAAGCGGCAGCTTCAACAAGGCGATGGTGGAAAAGGTGGGGTGTAACAACTTTTTATCCAAGTTTCAGCCGGATGAACTGGCGGCGTTAGTGCAATCGCGGCTTAATTCATTGGCGGCTCGCTAGGGCGCTGCAAAGAGCTCTTCTCTCGACCCTTGTCCTCTGATGTAGACCTAATTAGACTGCCTGTTTCCGCCTGCTTAGAATAGGCTGTTTTATTTTTTCGCGTCGACAACCCACGCATTTTGTCCCTTCCCTGTATACCCAGTGCGCTATGCCTGCGTTGAGGCGAGAGCGCGCTTAGGAGAGAGTTATGACGGATATCCGAGTTACCGAGTTAAATATTTACCCCATTAAATCCTGTGCGGGCGTTAGTCTCAGCAAAGTGGCGATTACGAATTGGGGGGTGGATCGCGATCGACGTTTTATGCTGGTGGATGCGAATGGCAAATTCATCACGGCGAGAAAGCATCATCGGCTGGTATTGGTGAAGGCGGTTACTGCGGATAATGGTTTGATGTTGTCGGCGCCAGGAATGAGCGGCTTGTATATTGAGGCTCCAGATCGGCAAGATGCATCCATGGAGTCTGTGCAGGTATGGAAAGACGAGGTGTCTGCGGTGTTTGTCGATGCGCGCGCAGATGCTTGGTTTAGTGAGTTTTTGGGCGAGCAGGCGCGTCTTGTGTATATTCCTGAGCACAGTTTTCGGCAAGTGGATCGGGCTTATTACGACGCGCCGCAAAAAGTCAGTTTTGCTGATGGCTATCCTATTTTGGCCACCTCTGAGTCCTCTTTGGAGGACCTGAATGGCCGCTTAAATAATCCTGTTAAAATGACTCATTTTCGCCCGAATATTGTCGTGGCTGGCGCCGATAGCTTTGCGGAAGATCATTGGCGGCGATTGCGCATAGGCGAAGTGGAGTTTGCGGCGGTTAAGCCTTGTTCAAGATGTGTCTTTACGACGATTGATCCTGCTACGGGCCATAAATCTCCGGACACTGAGCCTTTGCGTACTCTTGCGTCTTATCGTAAAACTGAGCTTGGTGCGATATTCGGGCAAAACCTGGTGCAATTGAATCACGGGATTATTTGCGTTGGCGATAAAGTGGAGTTGCTCGACTAAGTGGTTGGGGCGCGGGTCTCTTTTCAAATAACGAATTCAGAAACTATTAGATTTTAGAAGGTTACGATGGCATTGCTACGGCTGAAAGATGTTTCCCTGGCGTTTGGAATGGCTCCGTTGCTGGATCATGCGGACTTGGTGATTGAGTCACAGGAACGGTTATGTCTGGTCGGCCGCAACGGAGCAGGTAAATCCACGCTTTTGAAAGTGTGCGCCGGTGAAATCAAGCCGGATGGCGGCGAAATAAATAGAGGCAGGGATCTGAAAATGGCCTATCTGCCGCAAGAACTACCGGAGCGAGGCGACGCCAGTGTGCGCTCTGTGGTGGCGGAAGGGCTGGCGGAAGTGGGGGAATGGCTTGCGGCCTATGACGCGCTGACTCAGCAAGGCGCAGAAGGTAATGTGGCGGAGCTTGAGCGCCTGCATAACAAGATCGAGACACATGACGGCTGGCGTTTGCGTCAGAAGGTCGAAGCGGTGATGCAACGCCTGGAGCTGCCGGGCGATAAGTCTATCTCTGAATTGTCAGGAGGCTGGCGTCGACGTGTATTTCTGGCGCGCGCTCTGGTGCAGGAGCCGAACCTGCTCATGCTGGACGAACCCACCAACCATCTGGATATCGACATGATCACCTGGTTGGAGGAAGAGCTGTTGCAGTTCGGCGGCAGCGTACTGTTTATCTCTCATGATCGTGCTTTCATCGACCGTCTGGCGACTCGCGTCATTGAGCTGGATCGCGGCAAATTGTCGAGCTGGCCGGCGCCCTATGACGCCTATCTGGCCAAAAAAGAGGAACAGCTTGCGGCGGAGGAAAAGGAGTGGGAGCGCTTCGATAAGAAACTGGCGGAAGAAGAAGTTTGGATTCGTCAAGGAATCAAGGCGCGTCGTACTCGTAATGAGGGGCGAGTCAGAGCGCTGAAAAAACTGCGGGAAGAGCGCAGGCAGCGACGCGACCGGGTAGGGCAGGTGAGTCTGAAGGTGGAATCCGAGGAGCGCTCAGGCAATTTGGTGGCGGAGCTGAAAAATGTCAGTTTTGGGTATGCGGACCAGCCCAATCTTGTGAAGGATCTGAGCTGGCAGTTGATGCGCAAAGATCGGGTGGGCTTACTGGGTCCTAACGGTTGTGGTAAATCGACGTTTATAAAGTTGATCCTGGGCGGCTTGGAGGCGACGGAGGGCGTTATTAAGCGCGGCTCTCGGCTGCAAGTGGCCTACTTTGACCAATTGCGCGGGCAAATCGACCCTGAAGCCAGCGTCTGGGATAACGTCGCCAAAGGAAAAGATTTTATCGAGGTTGGCGGTCGTAACGTTCATGTCACCGGCTACCTGAAAGACTTCTTGTTTTCCCCGGAAAGATTGCGTACTCCCGCCAAAGCGTTGTCCGGCGGTGAAATTAACCGGCTGTTGCTGGCCAAGCTGTTCACCATGCCGGCGAACTTTTTGGTGCTTGATGAACCTACCAACGACTTGGATATGGACACGCTTGATCTGTTGGAGAATCTGCTGGCGGAGTTTGACGGCACAATTCTGCTGGTGTCTCACGATCGTTTCTTCATCGACAACGTTGTGACCAGCACGCTGGTGTTCGAGGGGAATGGCAAGATATCCGAATATCCCGGCGGTTATAACGACTGGTTGACGCAGCGTCCAGTGGTCAAGGCCGAAGCCAGGTCTGCTGAACCCAGGGCTCAGGCCGCTAAGCCAAAAGCGGCGTCGGACGGCGGCAAGGCGGCCAAGCTCAGCTACAAGCTGCAGCGCGAACTGGATGCTTTGCCCAAGGAAATTGAGCGACTGGAAGCTGAAGTGGCTGCTATGCAGGAAGAGGTGTCCGCCGCTGATTTCTATAGTCGTCCCCATGAGGAGGTGAGCCATGCGCTTACGTCTCTGGCGGAGTTGGAGCAAACTCTGGAAAAGACCATGGAAAGGTGGATGGAGCTTGAAGAAATGGCGGGCGGGGGCTGATCGAGGGTTACAAATTTAAAAATATTGGCATCCGCAAATCCGCTACACTTGAAAATAAAAGGAGTAACTTCAGCAGCCGACGGACTCCGTTGAGAAAGTATTAGTCTTCTGTCGCCTTAATTGATTACGGAGAGATAAAGCTATATGCGGGTGCGTTACGAATTCCGTTTCGATGATAATCGAGTGTTGGACTACATCATCGAGACGGAGAGAGAAGACAAGAGCATGCACTCAGAGCCGCCCGCCGAGTGGACTGAGCTGAAGAATTGTCAGTGCTCGAACTGCCCTCTCAAGAAGGACGCTGAACGCTATTGTCCCGCCGCGCTCGACATGCAGAAGATTGTTGCGGACTTTCGTTCCGAACCGGCTTTTCAGAAAGTCGAGGTGACTGTTTTCACCAAGGAACGCAATTACCACAAGCGCACAGGCCTGGAAGAGGCGCTGCGCTCGTTGATGGGGTTGGTGATGGCGACCAGTCACTGCCCCATACTCGGTGAGTTAAGGCCCATGGCCATACACCACATGCCGTTTTCCAATGGCGAAGAATTTATTCTCCGGTCTGTCTCTATCTATCTCGTGCAGCAGTACTTTAAGTTTCGCGATGGGGAAAAGCCGGATTGGGAGCTTAAAGGGCTGGTGGAGCGCAACCGCCGTCTACAGCTGGTGAATCAGGCGTTGTGGCAACGCATTCACTCCGCCTGCGACGGCGATTCCAACTTGAAGGCGTTGTTGAGCTTTTTTTCGTTGGCGTCGAGCGTCACATTCTCACTGGAGACACAGTTACAGAAGCTGCGCAAGTCTTTTGAGTCTGGAGAGTGGGTGGCTCCGCTATAGCGGAGCGCGTTAGACCGGATTTATTTCATTGAATGCTCAGTCGCTGATGCGGATCGCCAAAACATCGCATTTCGCGCCGTGCAATACGCCATTCGCCGTGGAACCCAACAATAACTGCAATCCGTGGCGGCCGTGGCTGCCGACAATGACCAAATCAATGTCATTCTCTTCCGCGTAGCGGTGAATTTCCCCTTCCGGGCGTCCTACCAGCACCGCCGTAGCGCTATTGGTCAGCGCGTGCTCTTCTATCAGTTTTTGCAGTTTTTCTTCGCTGTGTTTTTGTAGTTGTTGCTGGATATCTCCCAGGTCCAACGGAATGTCGCCGCCATAGGCGTAACTGATGGGTTCGATAACGTGCGTCAGATGCAGGCGGGCCTGAGTCGCCTGTTGCATCTTCAGGGCCTTGGCGATGACTTGTTCGCCTTCATCGCTAAGGTCCAGGGCGACGAGAATATTCTTATACATGATGTGCTCCTTTTGGCTGTAATGGTCCGAAAGTATTTTCCAAGTGTGTAACTTTTCGGTAGTGTCCGCAAAACTGAAAACAGCTTAATGCTAATGAAACATGCGTTGAGATGACAGCGGACAAAATCAGGTGAAAAAGTGCTTCCTGGTTTCGTGGGAGCTGCGACG contains:
- a CDS encoding chemotaxis protein CheV produces the protein MASVLDSVDQRTKLVGENRLELLLFKLGMRQIFAINVFKIQEVLKLPNLTQMPHRHPVVCGVSHIRDTTVPVINLSQAIGFRPLQPDKDSTIIVTEYNRTVQAFLVSSVDRIVNMTWEQILPPPKGAGGSHYVTAITYYNDQIVEIIDVERVLADIRPYSTDVSDTALTENIRKVAQGKEVLLVDDSPVAISQAIGTLQKVGLKVITARNGLEAYNLLKKWADEGVNVPEKLLMVVTDAEMPAMDGYRLTTEIRNDPRLKDLYVVLHTSLSGSFNKAMVEKVGCNNFLSKFQPDELAALVQSRLNSLAAR
- a CDS encoding TetR/AcrR family transcriptional regulator, which produces MSSSLELDFPAVDQSLCESIQYQGRKASRVKSEQRRREILQAALRIVAKEGVQGVKHRAVAKEAGVPLASTTYYFKDINELITDAFMLFAEKSREKLEFFYSELRRLAEVYDAASVMEDEGRKREFANALVEMGTNYVLGQVRHHKSELMSEQAFLMESVRDENLSALARRYKDAWLSGLVEFMQSLGYETYVEDAAIIMGMVGNLEQEGALQGGRIDEDKVRRVWRRLLYMMLDIR
- a CDS encoding DUF924 family protein, whose amino-acid sequence is MWSDGEILRYWFGEQDENGLPPQENLRRWFSEAKSYDREIRRRFLTTVVLASEQGLQHWRDSSEGVLALILLQDVLPRYIFRGGAMAFDQDKEARKTAREGLKKALDVRLEPVQRIFFYMPLLHSEKVSDQEESVALYRQLAATCEAGPLRDFVSGFAGKAETNRDVIRQFGRFPHRNKVLRRASRPEEVEFLLSYPAVYD
- a CDS encoding MOSC domain-containing protein → MTDIRVTELNIYPIKSCAGVSLSKVAITNWGVDRDRRFMLVDANGKFITARKHHRLVLVKAVTADNGLMLSAPGMSGLYIEAPDRQDASMESVQVWKDEVSAVFVDARADAWFSEFLGEQARLVYIPEHSFRQVDRAYYDAPQKVSFADGYPILATSESSLEDLNGRLNNPVKMTHFRPNIVVAGADSFAEDHWRRLRIGEVEFAAVKPCSRCVFTTIDPATGHKSPDTEPLRTLASYRKTELGAIFGQNLVQLNHGIICVGDKVELLD
- a CDS encoding ATP-binding cassette domain-containing protein; amino-acid sequence: MALLRLKDVSLAFGMAPLLDHADLVIESQERLCLVGRNGAGKSTLLKVCAGEIKPDGGEINRGRDLKMAYLPQELPERGDASVRSVVAEGLAEVGEWLAAYDALTQQGAEGNVAELERLHNKIETHDGWRLRQKVEAVMQRLELPGDKSISELSGGWRRRVFLARALVQEPNLLMLDEPTNHLDIDMITWLEEELLQFGGSVLFISHDRAFIDRLATRVIELDRGKLSSWPAPYDAYLAKKEEQLAAEEKEWERFDKKLAEEEVWIRQGIKARRTRNEGRVRALKKLREERRQRRDRVGQVSLKVESEERSGNLVAELKNVSFGYADQPNLVKDLSWQLMRKDRVGLLGPNGCGKSTFIKLILGGLEATEGVIKRGSRLQVAYFDQLRGQIDPEASVWDNVAKGKDFIEVGGRNVHVTGYLKDFLFSPERLRTPAKALSGGEINRLLLAKLFTMPANFLVLDEPTNDLDMDTLDLLENLLAEFDGTILLVSHDRFFIDNVVTSTLVFEGNGKISEYPGGYNDWLTQRPVVKAEARSAEPRAQAAKPKAASDGGKAAKLSYKLQRELDALPKEIERLEAEVAAMQEEVSAADFYSRPHEEVSHALTSLAELEQTLEKTMERWMELEEMAGGG
- a CDS encoding universal stress protein, translated to MYKNILVALDLSDEGEQVIAKALKMQQATQARLHLTHVIEPISYAYGGDIPLDLGDIQQQLQKHSEEKLQKLIEEHALTNSATAVLVGRPEGEIHRYAEENDIDLVIVGSHGRHGLQLLLGSTANGVLHGAKCDVLAIRISD